In one Terriglobia bacterium genomic region, the following are encoded:
- a CDS encoding (2Fe-2S)-binding protein, producing MSAKNIPEARIPVPRGPLPILPPPPPAATVEITIDGRRVAVPEGATLLEAARSIGVETPTLCYLETLTPVNVCRICVVEVEGSRMLVPSCSRKAEAGMVVKTDSERVRLSRRLVLELLASAVDVSTAPQIQEYMRRYDARPERFGPAAAPAPEGQRDTARPGHHHAPAANRAATVAQPVKVDNDLYVRDYGKCILCYKCVEACGKDAQNTFAIAVAGRGFAARISTEYNVPLPESACVYCGNCIGVCPTGALMFRSEYEMRRAGAWDESRQTKTDTICPYCGVGCTLTVQVQDERIVKVTSPIDQPVTHGNLCIKGRFGWEWINQRA from the coding sequence ATGAGCGCAAAAAATATTCCCGAAGCCAGGATTCCGGTACCCCGTGGTCCCCTGCCCATCCTGCCGCCTCCGCCTCCTGCGGCCACGGTGGAGATCACCATCGACGGTCGGCGGGTCGCGGTTCCCGAAGGTGCCACGCTGCTGGAAGCCGCGCGTAGCATTGGCGTGGAAACGCCCACGCTCTGCTATCTGGAGACGCTGACTCCCGTAAACGTCTGCCGCATCTGCGTCGTGGAAGTGGAAGGGTCGCGGATGCTGGTTCCTTCCTGCTCGCGCAAAGCCGAAGCGGGCATGGTGGTGAAAACGGATTCGGAGCGGGTACGGCTGAGCCGCCGCTTAGTCCTGGAATTGCTCGCTTCCGCAGTGGACGTCTCCACTGCGCCGCAAATCCAGGAATACATGCGGCGTTACGATGCCCGGCCGGAGCGGTTCGGCCCCGCGGCAGCACCTGCTCCTGAGGGGCAGCGGGATACGGCGCGGCCGGGACATCACCACGCGCCTGCCGCCAACCGTGCCGCTACCGTGGCGCAGCCGGTGAAGGTGGACAATGACCTGTACGTGCGCGACTACGGAAAGTGCATCCTCTGCTACAAGTGCGTGGAAGCCTGCGGAAAGGATGCGCAAAACACCTTCGCGATCGCCGTTGCCGGACGCGGCTTTGCCGCGCGTATCTCCACGGAATACAACGTGCCGCTGCCCGAGTCCGCCTGCGTCTATTGCGGGAACTGCATCGGCGTATGCCCGACGGGTGCGCTGATGTTTCGCAGCGAATACGAGATGCGCCGGGCTGGCGCCTGGGATGAATCCCGGCAAACGAAGACGGACACGATCTGCCCCTATTGTGGCGTTGGCTGTACGCTGACGGTTCAAGTGCAGGACGAACGCATCGTGAAAGTGACATCGCCGATCGACCAGCCGGTCACCCACGGAAACCTCTGTATCAAAGGCCGCTTTGGCTGGGAATGGATCAATCAGAGGGCGTGA
- a CDS encoding NAD(P)H-dependent oxidoreductase subunit E, which translates to MDLHFTEAVATAEEKAAVDRVVASIPAGAPKRSYLPPVLQAIQNAAGWTSPGALNYASSLLEVPPADAYGVADFYGLLATQKQPPAVAHICEDLACQAKGSERLCAAMEKTFGPAGSSKDGKSTWQRSPCLGLCEKAPAAFVKVAGARPFEQAFGFAQPGDVQAALTDRQIPQPPLRISIPQSGQSGLQLLRRIGLVDPESFAEYCAAGGFLALRRAIAMGPAAVIREVIESKLAGRGGAAFPTGQKWDALRNTPAPRYLICNADESEPGTFKDRVLMEGDPFALIESMIIAGFATGCEQGYLYLRGEYPEARRRVEQALRESRAAGFLGGDIAGQGVHFEIELRVGAGAYICGEETALLNSIEGYRGEPRNKPPFPTQAGLFGKPTIINNVETLLNIPHIVLQGGKAFAAVGTERSTGTKLFCLSGHVAKPGVYEAPFGITLRQLLDLAGGIAGTGKLQAALIGGAAGAFLGPQELDTPLTFEGLRGVGAALGSGVVMPLDDSVDLRQMLLRLAAFFRDESCGQCVPCRIGTLRQQEIMHRLVSGMSLTSVSGELLLLKEVGQAMRDASICGLGQTASSAIESALAKFPVFEGQR; encoded by the coding sequence ATGGATCTTCATTTTACGGAGGCGGTGGCCACGGCAGAGGAAAAAGCGGCCGTGGATCGTGTCGTTGCGTCGATCCCCGCCGGGGCCCCCAAACGCAGCTATCTGCCGCCGGTGCTGCAAGCCATTCAGAATGCCGCGGGCTGGACCAGTCCGGGTGCGCTGAACTACGCCAGCAGCCTGCTGGAGGTGCCGCCCGCCGATGCCTATGGCGTAGCGGACTTCTACGGACTGTTGGCCACGCAGAAGCAGCCCCCGGCCGTGGCCCACATCTGCGAGGACCTCGCCTGCCAAGCCAAAGGGTCCGAACGGCTGTGTGCCGCGATGGAAAAAACTTTCGGGCCCGCCGGATCAAGCAAGGATGGAAAAAGCACCTGGCAGCGCAGCCCGTGCCTCGGCCTGTGCGAAAAAGCGCCCGCGGCTTTCGTGAAGGTTGCCGGCGCGCGTCCCTTCGAACAGGCGTTCGGATTCGCTCAGCCAGGCGACGTGCAGGCGGCCTTGACGGACCGGCAGATTCCGCAACCCCCGCTGCGCATTTCCATTCCGCAGTCCGGGCAGAGCGGCCTGCAGTTGCTGCGCCGCATCGGGCTGGTGGATCCGGAGAGTTTCGCCGAATATTGCGCCGCAGGAGGCTTTCTGGCCCTGCGCCGGGCCATCGCCATGGGGCCCGCCGCGGTGATTCGGGAAGTCATCGAATCGAAATTGGCCGGGCGGGGCGGAGCCGCCTTCCCCACGGGCCAGAAGTGGGATGCGCTGCGCAATACTCCCGCGCCGCGCTATCTGATCTGCAATGCCGACGAATCGGAACCCGGCACGTTCAAGGATCGCGTGCTGATGGAAGGCGATCCCTTTGCCCTAATCGAGTCCATGATCATCGCGGGTTTCGCCACCGGATGCGAACAGGGCTATCTGTACCTGCGCGGAGAGTATCCCGAGGCCAGACGGCGCGTGGAGCAGGCGCTTCGCGAGTCACGCGCAGCTGGTTTTCTCGGCGGCGACATTGCCGGCCAGGGCGTGCATTTCGAAATCGAGCTGCGCGTGGGTGCTGGCGCCTACATCTGCGGAGAAGAAACGGCCCTGCTGAATTCCATCGAGGGTTACCGCGGCGAACCGCGCAATAAACCTCCCTTCCCCACGCAAGCCGGGTTATTCGGAAAACCCACCATCATTAATAATGTGGAGACGCTTCTGAATATCCCGCACATCGTCCTGCAAGGCGGGAAGGCCTTCGCGGCTGTCGGCACCGAGCGTTCCACGGGAACAAAGCTGTTCTGTCTCTCCGGCCACGTCGCCAAGCCGGGAGTTTACGAAGCGCCGTTTGGCATCACCCTGCGGCAGTTGCTGGACCTGGCGGGAGGCATCGCAGGAACGGGAAAGCTGCAGGCGGCGCTCATCGGCGGCGCAGCGGGAGCATTTCTGGGGCCGCAAGAGCTCGATACCCCGCTGACCTTCGAAGGCCTGCGGGGTGTCGGCGCCGCGCTGGGCTCGGGTGTGGTGATGCCCTTGGATGACAGCGTGGACCTGCGCCAGATGCTGCTGCGCCTTGCGGCCTTCTTTCGGGACGAATCGTGCGGGCAGTGTGTTCCATGCCGTATTGGAACGCTTCGCCAGCAGGAAATTATGCATCGCCTGGTCTCCGGCATGTCTTTGACCTCCGTCTCTGGCGAACTACTGCTCTTGAAGGAGGTGGGCCAAGCCATGCGCGACGCTTCCATCTGCGGTCTCGGCCAGACGGCTTCCAGCGCCATCGAATCTGCGCTGGCGAAATTCCCGGTTTTCGAGGGCCAGCGATGA
- a CDS encoding molybdopterin-dependent oxidoreductase yields the protein MATQDKRLSTPLVRENGKLRAATWEEALARAAQGFAGVVQKHGAQSFGLFSCSKTTNEMNFLAQKFARVVIGSNNIDSCNRTUHAPSVVGLATVFGAGGGTSSYREIEGADLIVLWGSNARETHPIFFHHVLKGIHGGARLFAVDPRRTTSAQWAEKWLGLNVGTDIALANAVAREILAGGLENRSFIENATVGFEEFRRHVEKYTLAYAAKICGIPGETIRELAQAYGRAGRAQICWTLGITEHRNGVDNVLSLINLALLTGHVGRYGSGLNPLRGQNNVQGGGDMGALPDRLPGFQHVENDELRGKFEKKWCVKIPPRKGWHLSGMFDAMERGELKALYVIGENPANSEADQHRTMRLLQGLDILVVQDMLLTQTAEMADVVFPAAAGWCESEGTVTNSERRVQRVRRALPPPPGVRDDIQILCDLSRKMGRDLGTPSAEELWNELRELSPLHAGMSYARLETAQGLQWPCYDETHPGEQYLHARLWKRPVIGPFAPFSCVDYVPPVDALDEEFPVRLTTGRRLDSYNTGVQSSRYSSPLRHGETIDLSPEDGRAYGLREGEVVRVLSRRGSVRAPVRFDPGLRPGLAFLTLHFPEQVATNELTVDAVDPKSGTSEFKATAVRIEKIGKSESAGDRSGN from the coding sequence ATGGCGACGCAAGACAAACGGCTCTCCACTCCGCTGGTGCGGGAGAACGGCAAGCTGCGAGCTGCCACGTGGGAAGAGGCGCTCGCGCGAGCCGCCCAAGGCTTCGCCGGCGTCGTGCAAAAGCACGGCGCGCAGAGCTTTGGACTGTTCAGCTGCTCCAAGACCACCAACGAAATGAATTTCCTGGCGCAGAAATTCGCGCGCGTGGTGATCGGCAGCAACAACATTGACAGCTGCAACCGAACTTGACACGCCCCCAGCGTCGTCGGTCTGGCGACGGTCTTCGGGGCGGGCGGCGGCACCAGCTCCTATCGGGAGATAGAAGGGGCGGACCTCATTGTCCTGTGGGGATCCAACGCCCGGGAAACGCACCCCATCTTTTTCCATCACGTGCTCAAGGGCATTCACGGGGGAGCGCGGCTCTTTGCGGTGGACCCGCGCCGGACCACCTCCGCGCAGTGGGCCGAGAAGTGGCTGGGGCTGAACGTAGGAACGGATATCGCGCTGGCCAATGCCGTGGCCCGGGAGATCCTCGCTGGCGGCCTGGAAAACCGGAGCTTCATCGAGAACGCGACCGTGGGTTTTGAGGAATTCCGCCGGCACGTCGAGAAGTACACCCTGGCCTATGCCGCGAAGATCTGCGGCATACCCGGAGAAACGATCCGCGAATTGGCCCAGGCCTATGGGCGCGCCGGGCGCGCGCAGATCTGCTGGACGCTGGGCATCACCGAGCACCGGAACGGCGTGGACAATGTTCTTTCGCTGATCAACCTCGCCCTGCTCACCGGGCACGTGGGGCGCTACGGCTCGGGGCTGAATCCGCTGCGCGGACAAAACAACGTGCAGGGCGGCGGCGACATGGGAGCCCTGCCCGACCGTCTGCCGGGATTTCAGCACGTGGAAAACGACGAGCTGCGCGGAAAATTCGAAAAAAAATGGTGCGTAAAGATCCCGCCCAGGAAAGGATGGCACTTGAGCGGGATGTTCGACGCCATGGAGCGCGGCGAGCTCAAGGCGCTGTACGTGATCGGAGAAAATCCCGCGAACTCCGAAGCGGACCAGCACCGCACCATGCGGCTGCTGCAGGGGCTGGATATCCTGGTGGTCCAGGACATGTTGCTGACCCAGACCGCGGAGATGGCGGACGTGGTATTCCCGGCTGCTGCCGGGTGGTGCGAATCCGAAGGCACCGTCACCAATAGCGAACGACGCGTGCAGCGGGTGCGCCGGGCACTGCCCCCTCCGCCGGGAGTGCGCGACGATATTCAGATTCTCTGCGATCTCTCCCGCAAAATGGGGCGCGATCTCGGTACTCCCAGCGCCGAGGAACTCTGGAACGAGTTACGCGAGTTGAGCCCCCTGCATGCGGGCATGAGTTATGCCCGGCTCGAAACCGCGCAAGGATTGCAGTGGCCTTGCTACGACGAAACGCACCCGGGAGAACAGTACCTGCATGCACGATTGTGGAAACGCCCGGTCATCGGTCCCTTCGCTCCCTTCAGTTGCGTGGACTATGTGCCGCCCGTGGACGCGCTCGACGAAGAGTTTCCAGTTCGTCTGACGACCGGCCGCCGTTTGGATTCCTACAACACGGGCGTGCAGAGTTCGCGTTACTCCTCGCCCCTGCGGCACGGGGAGACCATTGACCTCTCCCCGGAAGACGGGCGTGCGTATGGCCTTCGCGAGGGGGAGGTCGTGCGCGTGCTCTCGCGGCGCGGGTCGGTGCGGGCTCCGGTCCGCTTCGATCCGGGCTTGCGCCCCGGACTGGCCTTCCTGACGCTTCATTTTCCGGAGCAGGTGGCCACCAACGAATTGACGGTGGACGCTGTGGATCCGAAGTCCGGCACTTCGGAGTTCAAGGCCACGGCCGTGCGCATTGAAAAGATCGGCAAGAGCGAAAGTGCCGGGGATCGTTCCGGGAACTGA
- a CDS encoding citrate synthase, producing the protein MPRETLTITDNRTGKSYEVPITHGTIRAMDLRQIKVDPKEFGMMSYDPAFNNTASCISKVTYIDGDAGILRYRGYPIEDLAEKSTYLETAYLLLNGELPTAAQLKDWTYHVTHHTFIHESIKKFLDGFHYDAHPMGMTISTIAALSTFYHDAKDIFSVESRKKQTYRLVGKMPTIAAFSYRHTLGMPFVYPDNELSYAGNFLNMLFKTSETKYRPNPTLEKALDVLFILHADHEQNCSANTIRGVGSSHVDPYSATAAAIAALYGPLHGGANEEVLHMLKEIGSVQKVPDFIKRVKAGETKLMGFGHRVYKNYDPRARIIKGIAYEVFELMGKNPLLEIALECERIALEDEYFVKRKLYPNVDFYTGLIYQSMGFPMTMFPVLFAIPRTSGWIAQWEEMLLDPEQKIARPRQVYLGHDTRNYVPIDQRS; encoded by the coding sequence ATGCCGCGGGAAACGCTGACCATTACCGACAATCGCACCGGGAAGAGCTACGAAGTGCCCATCACCCACGGCACCATCCGGGCCATGGACCTCCGCCAGATCAAAGTGGACCCCAAAGAATTCGGCATGATGAGCTACGATCCGGCGTTCAACAACACCGCTTCGTGCATCAGCAAGGTGACCTACATCGACGGCGACGCGGGCATCTTGCGCTACCGCGGCTATCCCATCGAGGACCTGGCGGAGAAGAGCACCTACCTGGAGACCGCCTACCTGCTGCTCAACGGGGAACTCCCGACCGCGGCGCAGCTCAAGGACTGGACCTACCACGTTACCCACCACACCTTCATCCACGAGAGCATCAAGAAGTTTCTCGACGGCTTTCATTACGACGCGCATCCCATGGGCATGACCATCTCGACGATCGCGGCGCTGTCCACCTTCTATCATGACGCCAAGGACATTTTTAGCGTGGAGTCCCGGAAGAAGCAGACCTACCGGCTGGTGGGCAAGATGCCGACGATAGCGGCGTTCTCCTATCGGCACACCCTAGGGATGCCCTTCGTCTATCCGGACAACGAGCTGAGCTACGCCGGCAATTTCCTGAACATGCTGTTCAAAACCTCGGAGACCAAGTACCGGCCGAACCCCACTCTGGAGAAGGCGCTGGACGTGCTCTTCATCCTGCACGCGGATCACGAGCAGAACTGTTCGGCGAACACCATCCGCGGGGTGGGCAGCTCGCACGTGGATCCCTATTCCGCCACGGCGGCGGCCATCGCGGCGCTTTACGGTCCGCTGCATGGCGGCGCCAACGAGGAAGTGCTGCACATGCTGAAGGAGATCGGCTCGGTGCAGAAGGTGCCGGACTTCATCAAGCGGGTGAAGGCGGGGGAGACGAAGCTGATGGGCTTCGGCCACCGCGTGTACAAGAACTACGATCCGCGCGCGCGCATCATCAAGGGCATCGCCTACGAAGTGTTCGAACTGATGGGCAAAAATCCCCTCCTGGAGATCGCTCTGGAGTGCGAACGCATCGCCCTCGAGGACGAATACTTCGTGAAGCGCAAGCTGTACCCCAATGTGGACTTCTACACCGGCCTGATCTACCAGTCCATGGGCTTCCCGATGACCATGTTCCCGGTGCTCTTCGCCATTCCCCGGACTTCGGGCTGGATCGCGCAGTGGGAAGAGATGCTGCTGGACCCCGAGCAGAAGATCGCGCGGCCCCGGCAAGTCTATCTCGGCCACGACACGCGGAACTACGTGCCAATCGACCAGCGCTCCTGA